One genomic region from Syntrophomonadaceae bacterium encodes:
- a CDS encoding M23 family metallopeptidase encodes MKKKYDNYTREWREIKGVPLGEVFGSKFNWNQPGGRLKIGGWLSQAVVSIVLLLLITGVFFFENPLASEVQSKVRYYVADQKSDWTPALKTALETGLWMDTYQRQVFNLTAPEKPVIASLPAMSIPVSGRFTREFGWENSAVDGQRRLYPGIVIAADPGAPVRASLSGRVTVMGQSPTLGRMVELEHAAGLSTVYAGLSEVLVSRGQQVKQDEIIGKAGSINNRSGSVHFEVRVNGNPVNPLDYFRSGAGSI; translated from the coding sequence AATGGCGGGAAATTAAAGGGGTACCTTTGGGAGAAGTGTTTGGATCAAAATTCAACTGGAATCAGCCTGGTGGCAGGTTGAAAATCGGCGGGTGGTTGAGCCAGGCTGTTGTCAGTATTGTTTTGCTGCTTTTGATTACTGGTGTTTTCTTTTTTGAAAACCCTTTGGCTTCTGAAGTGCAGAGCAAAGTGCGCTATTATGTTGCTGATCAAAAGAGCGATTGGACACCTGCTCTAAAGACGGCACTGGAAACAGGTCTGTGGATGGATACCTATCAGCGCCAAGTATTTAATCTTACTGCTCCGGAAAAACCCGTTATCGCAAGCCTGCCAGCTATGAGCATCCCGGTGTCCGGGAGGTTTACCAGGGAGTTTGGGTGGGAAAACTCGGCGGTTGACGGGCAGCGTCGTTTATACCCTGGCATTGTAATTGCTGCCGACCCAGGGGCGCCGGTTCGCGCTTCCCTGTCTGGCAGGGTAACAGTAATGGGGCAAAGTCCCACTCTTGGCAGGATGGTAGAATTAGAACACGCAGCCGGCCTATCCACCGTCTATGCAGGTCTGTCAGAGGTTTTGGTCAGCCGCGGCCAACAGGTTAAGCAGGATGAGATAATCGGCAAAGCTGGGAGTATTAATAACCGGAGCGGTTCAGTTCATTTTGAGGTGCGGGTTAACGGAAACCCTGTCAACCCGCTGGATTATTTCCGTTCTGGTGCGGGAAGTATTTAA